The DNA window GAAATCTACGAACCCGTTCCGCCCGTCGTGACGCCGGGTACCGTATCGGCCAACACCAGCGGCACAACGCCACCGTCTGACGCGACCGTGCTGTTTGATGGTAAAAATACGGATCAGTGGGTGGCCATCACGGGCTACGACCCGGCTAGCTGGGAGAAGACCAACGCGGGACCGCTGAAGTGGCCCGTAACCGACGGCGTCCTGTATTCGACCAAAGGGTTTTCGGCCCGCTCGAAGAAAGAGTTCAACGATTTTCAGTTGCACATCGAGTTCAAAACGCCCGAAAAGGTAGAGGGTAAAGGGCAGGGCCGGGGCAACAGCGGTATCTTCCTGCAAGGCCGTTACGAATTACAGGTGCTCGACAACTACGAGAATCCGACGTACGTCGACGGTATGGTGGGCTCGATCTATAAGCAGGCAATTCCACTGGCCAACCCCAGCCGCAAACCGGGTGAGTGGCAGAGCTACGACATCGTTTATCAGGCGCCCCGTTTCAACAAGGCTGGCCTGATGACCGATTATGCCTACGTAACGGTGTTGCTCAACGGCGTACTGGTACAGAACCACGCGGCTATCCGCGGTACGACGGAGTACATCGGTTACCCGAAAGTGCAGGCCCACGGTGCCGGTCCGATCCTGATTCAGGATCACGGTAACCCGGTCGGCTTCCGCAACATCTGGATTCGCGATCTGTAGATTTTTCTAACACAAAAAACGCCCTCAGTTTACAGCTGAGGGCGTTTTGTTTTTGCTGTGTAGGTGGACGGAGTTAGTAGCCTGGACCTCCAGGTCCGGGTGGGCGCGATAGCGACCAAAAAAAGCTTCCGCCTGCGATAGTTGTCCTAACGGGCACCCGGACCTGGAGGTCCAGGCTACTAACTCCGTCCATCTACACGATTACTCAGCAATAAACCATGAAACAACTAGCTATCGGACTACTTCTGCTACTGAGCAGCTGCTCGACTACGACGGTCTATCTGGTACGTCACGCGGAAAAGGTTGACGAATCAGATTCGACCGATTTGTCGATTGCTGGTAAGGCGCGGGCTGTTGCGCTGGCCGATACGTTGGTCAATAAGCACGTCGACCTGATTCTGACGACGCCATACCGACGCACTCGTCAGACGGCAGAACCACTTGCCCAGCGCCTGAACTTACCCATCGAAGCGTATCCGGCAGCGCCCATTGATGCGGGCGTTTCGCGGATCAATCGTGTTCGTAACAAAACGCTGCTGGTCGTTGGGCACAGCAACACCGTGCTTGAACTGGCTCGCGGTCTAGGAGTTACCCCAACGCTGACGAAAATCAACGGTACCGACTTCGACAATCTGCTTCGGGTACGTATCCGCCGGACACCCTTTCGGCGCTCCGTTCAGCTGCGCGAAAGCACATACGGTCAGTCGACGCAGTAGCCGCGCCTATTTCGTCGTGACTTTGATCGTGCTATTTTCCTTGTCGACATCGACACGGATTATGCTTTCTGTGGGGATTTTCTGAAACTCTTCTTTAGTAACCTCCTTACCGTTCAAGACAACCGTTTTGATGTCTTTGAGATAACCCGTTGGCTCGCTCTCTGAGTCAAGTTGGAAGTTGATCGGCAAATTGTAGCGAACGTTAACCGGTTCGGTACCCTGCCGACCTGGTTCCCAGCGGGGCATTTTGCCGACGACACGCACGGCTTCTTCGCCCGTACCGAAGCCAACATCTTTCAGCACACGCACGTCGGTGATTTCACCGGTTTTCGTCACGATGAAATTCACGAATACGCGGCCCTGTACATTGGCTTTCTCAGCCGCAGCGGGGTATTTTAGATTATTCTGCATGTAGCTGCCCAGCTCTTTCATGCCGCCTGGAAATTCCGGCTGCTGTTCAACAACGGTAAATATTTCACCGTCAACTTTTACGGGCTTTTTTGCCGATACATTAGCGGATGCTTCGGCCTGCGTCGTCGGTTTGTCCTGTTCAGACTGGGTACACATCACAAGGGTAGCGGCTAGGGGAAGCACCAGCGCATAGCCGAGCAGGGTCCGGCGGGGGAAGCGGGTTTTTGTAACATGATTACGCGTTGTTTGAGGGTTGAAAAGGAAATAAAAGGGGTTGTCAGCGCAGCGACTGGCGCGTCGAGTGCGTACGAAACGAGTTGATGCGCGTAGCTGGTGTTGACCTGCCCGGCTGCGGCTTTGTCGGCCAGAAATTCGTGTACTTCCTGCAAAGCCCGTTTGTAGTACAAGAGAGTCGGGTTGAACCAAAACACCGCCTGAGCAATCTCCAGAATCAGTACGTCGATGGTATGTCTTTGCCGGATGTGTGCTTCTTCGTGGCGGAGCAGTGCAGCGGGCGGGTTGTCGGCGTCAGTGCGGTTCAGGACGAGGTAGCGGCCGAAGGAAAATGACGCGACCTGATTGTGTGCCAACCGGATAAGTACGTAACCACCTTGCGGCTGTGCTGACCCATGACGAATAAGCTGATGAACGGCCCGGAGTCGCCATGCCAACCGGAGCAGCATAACCAACGTGCCTGCACCGTACACAATCCACAACATGACAGGTACGGACCAATCGAAGGCCATAGGCTGCGGCTGTCGCCCAACGGTGATTGAGGGTAACGTAATCACCCCGGTCGGCAACGTTTCACCCGCCGACTCCGGGATACTGGCGAAAGGCAGTAGCAACGACGCGAACAATGACAGCAGCAGGTAAGCCCGATTCAGATCGAAATAGGTTGTCCGGCGAAGCAGTAGCTGATAGCATCCCGCAAACAGCAGGAGGTACAGTGTCGAGCGGAGGAAATAGTCGATGGCGTTCATGGCTTTTTCTGCTGGTTTAGGAGCTTGATGATATCGTCGGCTTCGGACAGGCTGAGGTTTTTTTCCCTCACGAAAAAGGAGACGAGCTTCTTCAGCGAATTGTCGAAGTAGTTCTCCATGAGCTGTTCGGTCTGGAAACGGCGGTATTCTTCTTCTGTGATGAGGGGGAAGTACTCGTGCGTTTTCCCGTAGGCCGTGTAGCCGACCAGCTCCTTCTTTTCCAGAATTCGAATAATCGTCGATACGGTATTATAGGCGGGTTTCGGATCGGGTAATTCGGCGAGCACATCCTTGACGAACCCTTTTCCGATCTGCCACAGTACCCGCATAATTTCTTCTTCGGCTTTGGTCAGTTCACGCATAAAATTTGGCTACAGCTGGTCGATTCTCAATAGGCTTGAAAGGTATGACTAATGTATTAGTTTCACAACTAATCTATTAGTTATTATGTTAAAAAAAAACAGCCGACCGCAGTCGACTGCCTGATAAACAGCATAGTCACTGCCAGTTACCGGCGCGTCAGTTACCCAGCACGAACGTAATGGTCATGGATGCACCGTCGATAGACCGGTCGTGGACCTTCATACCACTGTCTTCGTCGAATAGCCGGTCGCCGATGATAGGCAGTGTACCGAACGTTTTGTGGTATTTATAAATGCTCTCGAAGCAGATAGCCAGTCGGCTTGTGCAGGTGGCAGCCACGATCTGATCTTCGTACCAGTTGACGGTCGATGCGATCTTGCGTATTTCGTATAGGTGCCGCTCCGACAATAGAAACTGAATCTTCCATTCGTTGATGTACCAGTCATCACTACCAAACACATCCACTACCGATTGAATGGGTCGTTCCATGCTAAGAAACCGTTTTGAGCGTATCACTGATCTACCTGGGTGACTCTATGCAGTTTACGGAATAAAGGCAACTAGTACATACACTTGTTCGTAATTTTCTGCCGAGAATAGACTAAGCGGTAAAATAGGAGTAACCCGGCCGCCGGGCGAGCCATAATTACTGGTTCTGGCCAGTTGTTTTAATCATAACTTAAAAAACAAACCAGCGCCGGGCGAGTCTCTGTATCAACCAGATTGTACAGTAAACCCGCCTTAGCTATGACGACGCAATTTCTGTTTGCCACCGGTATTGAAAACAGTAATCCGACTATTCAGAACGGAGCCGTCCGGATGGATGAGCTGGAAAAATGCGGACACTACAAACACTGGCAAACCGACTTTGACCTCGTACAGGACTTAGGTATTGAATTCCTGCGGTACGGGCCACCCCTGTTCTCGACGTTTCTGGGCGACGGAAAATACGACTGGAGTTTTGCCGATCTGGCGTTTGCTGATCTGCACCGGCGCGATATCATTCCCATTGTCGACCTCTGTCATTTCGGCGTGCCCAACTGGATTGGTAACTTTCAGAATCCTGATTTTCCCCGGCTGTTTGCCAGCTACGCCAAAGCCTTTGCCCAGCGGTATCCGTGGGTACAGCTCTATACGCCCGTCAACGAGATGTATATCTGCGCCAAGTTCTCGGCCCTCTACGGCTGGTGGAACGAGCAGCTGAGTACGGATCTGGCTTTCGTAACGGCCCTCAAACACATCGTGAAAGCCAATGTGCTGGCCATGCAGGCGATTCTGGAAGTGCGGCCCGACGCGATTTTTATCCAGAGTGAATCGTCGGAATACTTCCACGCGGAAAACCCGGCGGCTATCAAACCCGCCGAGTCGATGAACGCCAAGCGGTTTCTGTCGCTCGACCTGAACTACGGGCTGCGGGTCGACTCGGATATGTACGAGTACCTGATGGACAACGGCATGACCCGCGACGAGTACCATTTTTTCTTCGGTCAGAGCCTGAAACAGTACTGTATCATGGGCAACGACTATTACCAGACCAACGAACACCGCGTATTGGCCGACGGTAACACGGTGGCGTCGGGGGAGGTGTTTGGGTATCACGTTATCACGACGCAGTACCACAACCGCTACCGGCTGCCGGTGATGCATACGGAAACGAATCTGTGGCAGGGGCCCAACGGCGACGAAGCTGTAAACTGGCTCTGGAAGGAGTGGGCCAACGTGCTGCGAGTGCGTAACGACGGGGTGCCGATTGTGGGTTTTACGTGGTACTCGCTCACTGATCAGATCGACTGGGATACGGCCCTACGCGAAAATAACGGCCGCGTAAATCCGCTGGGGCTGTATGACCTCGACCGGAAAATCAGGCCGGTAGGGGAAGCCTATAAACAACTCATCGCCGACTGGCGGCAGGTGCTGCCCGCGCACAGTATCTGCTTGCAGGTACCCATCGTGCGGCCCAGCGAAAGCGACCAGGGGTGGGCGCAGCAGCAACAGCAGGACGCTCGTCTGCTCCGGAAAGATGTGTCGGCGAAAATGGCTGCGGCTAATCAGATCAACCAGTAAATGCGTGGTTCGCTGTTCGACTCTAAAGCCGAAACGACCTATGGGAACCGCTCCTTTGTAGTGGTTAGCCCGCTGCTGATGGCGCTGTTAGTCAGTCTACCCTGATGGATTGGGAGCATTAAACTTCCGTTAATCCCCAAGACCATTTGATACGATTACGGTTAGTTCTAGCGGGTGAATCGGTTGAATTACTTAGCCAGACGAAGCGTCGTTCCTGTAGTTGAGCCAACCCTGGCGCCCCGATTTGTAGCCTGTGCGGACTGCAACCAAACTTTGATTCGTACTTGTAAACCTTGTGGATTACAGATAAGTAGTGATCAGACTGCCAGATTAGTCGGAAGGACCGATCCTACTGTCTGAGATTTGTATGGAGAAATTTTCACAGCTGCCTTATTTTCTGTCTCCTGCTTCCGGACAGGCTGACCGCATCGCTTCGCTGACGACGTACTTCATCATCGCGGCTCTGTTCGTGCTGGCGGTGGTTATTGGGCTGCTCATTTACGTGTCGGTGCGGTTCCGGGCCAAACCCGGCGACGGGGAGCCAAAGCAGTTTACGGGGAATAAAGTTGTCGAGGGGTTTATGATCGGGGTACCCACGCTACTCGTCGCGGTGTTTATGTACCTGACGATTGATACGATGGCGAACGTGATGCCCGCCCCCGCCGGAAATCAGCGCCCCGACGTCGTCATTACCGGCCACCGCTACTGGTGGGAAGCCAGCTACCCCGGCACAAAAGCGATTGTTGCCAACGAAATTCATTTGCCCGTCGGGCGCAAATTACTGGTGCATATCAACGCGGCCGACGTCATTCACGACTGGTGGGTACCGCAGCTGGGTGCCAAGATGGACGCCATTCCGGGCCGCACCAACTACGTCTGGACGACCATTCAGAAGCCCGGCGTATACGAAGGCGCGTGCAGTGAATTTTGCGGGGCACAGCACGCCTGGATGCGGATCAAAGTTGTTGCCCAGCCCGAAGCGGAGTTCAGAAAGTGGGTCGCGCAGAAGGAGCAGGACGCCACGACGCAACTAAGCGCATCGGCGCAGGCGGGGGCCGCTTTTTTCAGCCATCAGCCCTGCGGAAGCTGCCACCGTATTCGCGGGACGGCCGCTAACGGCAACGTCGGCCCTGACCTGACGCACTTCGGTAGCCGGAAAATCATGCTGGCCGGGCTGCTGGAAAACAACCCCGAAAACCTGCGGAAGTGGCTCACCGAGCCGCAGCACGTGAAGCCGGGCGCGCTGATGCCCCGATTCGGTTACCCCAAAGACAGCATCACCGTACTGGTCGATTACCTAACCGCTCTGAAATGATAACGGACGTTCAACTACCCGAACCCAAGACCCCGCTGCCCGGCGCAACGGTCAATTCCGATCAGGGGTTGCTGATGTGGATTTCGTCGGTCGATCATAAGCAGATCGGGATCATGTACATGATCATGACGCTGTTCTATCTGTTTGTCGGCGGGTTGCTGGCGCTGCTGATGCGGGTGCAGCTGATGATGCCGGAAAACACGTTTCTCGCGCCCGACTCGTACAACCAACTCTTTACGATGCACGGTACGACGATGATTTTCTTCGTGCTGACCCCCGCTATTCTGGGTATGGCCGTGTATATGGTGCCATTGCAGATCGGGGCCAACGAGATGGCTTTTCCCCGGCTGAACGCCTTTGCTTTCTGGATTTCGTTCTTCGGCGGTTTGCTGCTCTATTTCAGCTTTCTGGCGGGTGGCGCACCCGACGCGGGCTGGTTCAGCTACGCCCCGCTCAATCAGACGCAGTACTCAGCCTCGCCCGGCATCGACTACTACTGCATCGGGCTGCTGCTATCGGGTATCGGAACGGTATCGACCGCGGCTAATCTGGCCGTAACGATTATTACGCTGCGAACGCCGAGCATGAAGTACAAGTACCTGCCGGTGTTTGTCTGGATGGTGTTTATCAACGCCTTCCTGATTCTGGCGGCTTTCCCGTCGCTCAACGCGGCCCTCGCGATGCTGCTCATCGACCGGCAGCTCGACGGCCATTTTTTCAACACCGACGCGGGCGGGTCGGCTTTACTGTGGCAGCATCTGTTCTGGTTGTTTGGCCACCCCGAAGTGTACATCGTGGTACTGCCGCCGTTTGGGGTGCTGTCGGAAGTGTTTCAGGTGTATTCGCGCAAACCCATCTTCGGCTATCCGTTCGTGGTCGGGTCGGGGATTGCAATTTCGCTGCTGGCGTTCGGCGTGTGGGTCCACCATATGTTCGCGACGGGCATGGGCAACACCGTCAACAGCTTTTTCGCGGTTAGCAGTATGCTCATCGGTATCCCGACGGGCGTCAAGATTTTCAACTGGCTGGGTACGATGTACGGCGGCTCGATCCGGTTCACGACGGGGATGCTGTTTGCCACCGCCTTTCTGGTCGAGTTCACCATCGGCGGACTGAGCGGCATCTCGTTTGCCATCGTGCCCATCGACTGGCAACTGACCGATACGTACTATGTCGTGGCGCACCTGCACTACGTATTTCTGGGTGGTAGCCTGTTCGGGCTGTTTGCCGGATTCTTCTACTGGTTTCCAAAAATCAGCGGGCGGATGTACAGCGAAACGCTCGGTAAGTGGTTTTTCTGGCTGTTTATGATCGGGTTCAACATGACCTTTTTCATGCAGCACATCCTTGGTATCATCGGGATGCCCCGGCGCGTGTACACCTACCCGAATCTGGCCGGCTATAGTTTGCTCAACCTGATTTCGTCGCTGGGGGCGTTCCTGATGGGCGGGTCCATGCTGATCTTTCTGTACCTGCTCTACGACGCCATAAAACGCGGCAAACGGGCGGGCGACAACCCGTGGGACGGCTACACCTTCGAGTGGCTGACGAGTTCGCCCCCGGCCCTGAAAAACTTCACGATACTGCCGCCGGTCTACAGTTTCCGACCCGTACACGACCTGAATCACCCCGAAATCGGCGATTATCAGAAATCCGACGAAGAAAAATATGGAACAAAAGACACTGATTAAACTGATCGTCGGGTCGGAAGCCATTTTCTTTCTGGCCCTGCTGATGGCGTTCGTGTATTTCACCTACGTCCCGACGCTGAACCCCCGCGTCGCCACCACCCTCGACCTGACCACGACGGGTTTGTTTACGGTACTGTTGCTGAGCAGCAGCTTCACGTTCTGGCGGGCGGAGGTCAGCTTCCGGCGCGGGCAGACGAAGTCGTTGCGGCTGTGGCTCAGCGCGACGGTTGTGCTGGGCGTCGTATTTCTGATCGGGCAGGGTATCGAATACACCGGCCTGCTCAGCAAGCAACTGACCGTCAGCAAAGGCACGTTCACGACCAGTTTTTTCACCCTGACGGGCTTCCACGGGCTGCACGTATTGATCGGTATAATCATCCTGTCGATTGTGCTGTATCTCGCGTTTCTGGGTGATCTCGACGATCCCGATTCGGCCCTGCTGCCGTCGGTGGGTATCTACTGGCACTTTGTCGACGTCGTGTGGGCAGTGGTATTCGTGGTCGTATACGTGTTGCCTCACTTTCTAACCCCACGTGCGTCATGAGTTCGGTTATGCACTATTGGTCGTTCGATCTGGTCAGCGTCGGGTTGTTGCTGGCGCTGGGGCTGTTTTACGGCAGCGCGTCGGGCTGGCGGTGGCAGCGGGGCGCGGGGCTGTACGCGGCCGGGCTGGCCTTGCTGGCGCTGGTGCAGTTTTCGCCCCTGCACACGCTGGGCATTACCTGCTCGATGAGCGCGCACATGGTCGGGCATATGCTGTTGTTGCTGCTGGCGGCACCGCTGCTGGTGCTGGGGTTACCGCGTCAGCCGTTAGGCCGGGCACATGGATTTATTGACCGGCTATCAACGGTTTTTCAGGCCGTACCGTGGCTGGGCTGGCTGATCGGTCTAGGGACGATGTGGTTCTGGCATATTCCGGACGTTTACGGAGCTAGTGTCGCGCACGACGATGCCGGTATCATCCCGCTCTGTACGCTGGCTGGCCCGTCGACGGACTGGGCGACGAATGGACTGCATCTGGCGCACCCGGTCAGTCTGGTGTTGGCGGGTATCTGCTTCGCGTGGCCGGTGCTTGGTCCCCAACCCGACCGGCGCATCTTTCCGCTGACGGGAGTACTGTATCTGTTTACGGCCTGCGTGGGTTGCTCACTGCTGGGAATGCTCATCACGTTTGCGCCCGCCGGTAGTTTCGCGGCTTACGCCCCCGGTCAGACGTACTACGCGATGCTGAGCACTCTTCCGGCGGGCTGGCAGCTCCAACCGGCCGTCGACCAGCAAACGGCCGGGCTGCTGATGTGGGTGCCGGGTTGCCTGGTTTACCTGACGGGCGCGCTCTGGCTGTTTTTCGCCTGGCTGACCAACGAGGATGAGACTCATCAGGTCGCACCGGTACGTGCGAATTAGCGTAGACCTGATAGGTTTTCAAAACCTGTCAGGTCTGTTAACCAATACACCTCATGGACAAAGAACAATACGACCGGATTCAGAACCGCGAGAACTGGGAAGAAGCCCGGCCTAAGCAACTGCCCCGACCAACCTACTGGCCGTTTTATCTGGCGATGGGCCTGGCGTTCATGGGTTGGGGCGTCAAGGCCGGTTGGCTTATCGCCGGGGCCGGACTGATCATTTTCACCATCGCCCTAACGGGCTGGATAACCGACTTACGACATGAATCAGGAAAAATCGGAAACGCCCGAAAAGAACCCCGCCGTCGCTCATAGCCACCCTGGTCAGGATAGCCGTCGGGACTTTATGATGAAGGTCAGCCTGGGGCTGGGCGGGCTGGCTGCTGCTGCGGTGGCCGTGCCAGTAGTGGGGGCGCTGGTGGCTCC is part of the Spirosoma rhododendri genome and encodes:
- a CDS encoding 3-keto-disaccharide hydrolase, with protein sequence MKKTSVTLAACAALLTFALSTTSMAQNQGSKQTPESTEIYEPVPPVVTPGTVSANTSGTTPPSDATVLFDGKNTDQWVAITGYDPASWEKTNAGPLKWPVTDGVLYSTKGFSARSKKEFNDFQLHIEFKTPEKVEGKGQGRGNSGIFLQGRYELQVLDNYENPTYVDGMVGSIYKQAIPLANPSRKPGEWQSYDIVYQAPRFNKAGLMTDYAYVTVLLNGVLVQNHAAIRGTTEYIGYPKVQAHGAGPILIQDHGNPVGFRNIWIRDL
- a CDS encoding cytochrome c oxidase assembly protein → MSSVMHYWSFDLVSVGLLLALGLFYGSASGWRWQRGAGLYAAGLALLALVQFSPLHTLGITCSMSAHMVGHMLLLLLAAPLLVLGLPRQPLGRAHGFIDRLSTVFQAVPWLGWLIGLGTMWFWHIPDVYGASVAHDDAGIIPLCTLAGPSTDWATNGLHLAHPVSLVLAGICFAWPVLGPQPDRRIFPLTGVLYLFTACVGCSLLGMLITFAPAGSFAAYAPGQTYYAMLSTLPAGWQLQPAVDQQTAGLLMWVPGCLVYLTGALWLFFAWLTNEDETHQVAPVRAN
- the ctaD gene encoding cytochrome c oxidase subunit I; translated protein: MITDVQLPEPKTPLPGATVNSDQGLLMWISSVDHKQIGIMYMIMTLFYLFVGGLLALLMRVQLMMPENTFLAPDSYNQLFTMHGTTMIFFVLTPAILGMAVYMVPLQIGANEMAFPRLNAFAFWISFFGGLLLYFSFLAGGAPDAGWFSYAPLNQTQYSASPGIDYYCIGLLLSGIGTVSTAANLAVTIITLRTPSMKYKYLPVFVWMVFINAFLILAAFPSLNAALAMLLIDRQLDGHFFNTDAGGSALLWQHLFWLFGHPEVYIVVLPPFGVLSEVFQVYSRKPIFGYPFVVGSGIAISLLAFGVWVHHMFATGMGNTVNSFFAVSSMLIGIPTGVKIFNWLGTMYGGSIRFTTGMLFATAFLVEFTIGGLSGISFAIVPIDWQLTDTYYVVAHLHYVFLGGSLFGLFAGFFYWFPKISGRMYSETLGKWFFWLFMIGFNMTFFMQHILGIIGMPRRVYTYPNLAGYSLLNLISSLGAFLMGGSMLIFLYLLYDAIKRGKRAGDNPWDGYTFEWLTSSPPALKNFTILPPVYSFRPVHDLNHPEIGDYQKSDEEKYGTKDTD
- a CDS encoding energy transducer TonB, whose amino-acid sequence is MCTQSEQDKPTTQAEASANVSAKKPVKVDGEIFTVVEQQPEFPGGMKELGSYMQNNLKYPAAAEKANVQGRVFVNFIVTKTGEITDVRVLKDVGFGTGEEAVRVVGKMPRWEPGRQGTEPVNVRYNLPINFQLDSESEPTGYLKDIKTVVLNGKEVTKEEFQKIPTESIIRVDVDKENSTIKVTTK
- a CDS encoding BlaI/MecI/CopY family transcriptional regulator, with protein sequence MRELTKAEEEIMRVLWQIGKGFVKDVLAELPDPKPAYNTVSTIIRILEKKELVGYTAYGKTHEYFPLITEEEYRRFQTEQLMENYFDNSLKKLVSFFVREKNLSLSEADDIIKLLNQQKKP
- a CDS encoding cytochrome c oxidase subunit 3, translated to MEQKTLIKLIVGSEAIFFLALLMAFVYFTYVPTLNPRVATTLDLTTTGLFTVLLLSSSFTFWRAEVSFRRGQTKSLRLWLSATVVLGVVFLIGQGIEYTGLLSKQLTVSKGTFTTSFFTLTGFHGLHVLIGIIILSIVLYLAFLGDLDDPDSALLPSVGIYWHFVDVVWAVVFVVVYVLPHFLTPRAS
- a CDS encoding cytochrome c oxidase subunit 4, producing the protein MDKEQYDRIQNRENWEEARPKQLPRPTYWPFYLAMGLAFMGWGVKAGWLIAGAGLIIFTIALTGWITDLRHESGKIGNARKEPRRRS
- a CDS encoding family 1 glycosylhydrolase; the encoded protein is MTTQFLFATGIENSNPTIQNGAVRMDELEKCGHYKHWQTDFDLVQDLGIEFLRYGPPLFSTFLGDGKYDWSFADLAFADLHRRDIIPIVDLCHFGVPNWIGNFQNPDFPRLFASYAKAFAQRYPWVQLYTPVNEMYICAKFSALYGWWNEQLSTDLAFVTALKHIVKANVLAMQAILEVRPDAIFIQSESSEYFHAENPAAIKPAESMNAKRFLSLDLNYGLRVDSDMYEYLMDNGMTRDEYHFFFGQSLKQYCIMGNDYYQTNEHRVLADGNTVASGEVFGYHVITTQYHNRYRLPVMHTETNLWQGPNGDEAVNWLWKEWANVLRVRNDGVPIVGFTWYSLTDQIDWDTALRENNGRVNPLGLYDLDRKIRPVGEAYKQLIADWRQVLPAHSICLQVPIVRPSESDQGWAQQQQQDARLLRKDVSAKMAAANQINQ
- a CDS encoding SixA phosphatase family protein — its product is MKQLAIGLLLLLSSCSTTTVYLVRHAEKVDESDSTDLSIAGKARAVALADTLVNKHVDLILTTPYRRTRQTAEPLAQRLNLPIEAYPAAPIDAGVSRINRVRNKTLLVVGHSNTVLELARGLGVTPTLTKINGTDFDNLLRVRIRRTPFRRSVQLRESTYGQSTQ
- a CDS encoding M56 family metallopeptidase, whose product is MNAIDYFLRSTLYLLLFAGCYQLLLRRTTYFDLNRAYLLLSLFASLLLPFASIPESAGETLPTGVITLPSITVGRQPQPMAFDWSVPVMLWIVYGAGTLVMLLRLAWRLRAVHQLIRHGSAQPQGGYVLIRLAHNQVASFSFGRYLVLNRTDADNPPAALLRHEEAHIRQRHTIDVLILEIAQAVFWFNPTLLYYKRALQEVHEFLADKAAAGQVNTSYAHQLVSYALDAPVAALTTPFISFSTLKQRVIMLQKPASPAGPCSAMRWCFP
- the coxB gene encoding cytochrome c oxidase subunit II; this encodes MEKFSQLPYFLSPASGQADRIASLTTYFIIAALFVLAVVIGLLIYVSVRFRAKPGDGEPKQFTGNKVVEGFMIGVPTLLVAVFMYLTIDTMANVMPAPAGNQRPDVVITGHRYWWEASYPGTKAIVANEIHLPVGRKLLVHINAADVIHDWWVPQLGAKMDAIPGRTNYVWTTIQKPGVYEGACSEFCGAQHAWMRIKVVAQPEAEFRKWVAQKEQDATTQLSASAQAGAAFFSHQPCGSCHRIRGTAANGNVGPDLTHFGSRKIMLAGLLENNPENLRKWLTEPQHVKPGALMPRFGYPKDSITVLVDYLTALK